In one Chryseobacterium camelliae genomic region, the following are encoded:
- a CDS encoding 4Fe-4S binding protein, translating to MAIKITDECINCGACEPECPNNAIYEGAVDWKASEGTELKGTVTLPSGLTVDADAPQEPVSDDVYFIVTDKCTECKGFHEEPQCAAVCPVDCCVPDEDHVESEEALLNKKAFLHGE from the coding sequence ATGGCTATTAAAATAACTGATGAATGCATTAATTGCGGAGCTTGTGAACCAGAATGTCCAAACAATGCAATTTATGAAGGAGCAGTAGACTGGAAAGCTTCCGAAGGTACTGAACTGAAAGGTACCGTAACATTACCATCAGGTCTTACCGTAGATGCAGATGCACCACAAGAGCCTGTAAGTGATGATGTTTATTTCATTGTAACAGATAAGTGTACAGAATGTAAAGGCTTCCATGAAGAGCCACAGTGTGCAGCAGTTTGCCCTGTAGATTGCTGTGTTCCGGATGAGGATCATGTAGAATCTGAAGAAGCATTGCTTAATAAAAAAGCATTCTTACACGGTGAATAA
- a CDS encoding acyl-CoA reductase, with amino-acid sequence MNIENQVLGLIRLSGYLKEFLSKKTEDYNDNDVNFELLLKKSEIENPWFTIENQKFALQQWADLLTEDNIKDWLKEYSPSTTSKRVGLILAGNIPLVGFHDVISVVLSNHIPVIKLSSKDRYMIPFLLKKWNEFSEGNIQFEFVEKLENFDAVIATGSNNTARYLEYYFKDRLNIIRKNRTSIAVLKGDETDEELQLLAKDIFQYFGLGCRNVTRLFIPQDFVIDRLFENFLGFQDVINHNKYANNYDYNRAIYLLNQDKFWDNNFVMLKEDDKLFSPLSVINFSRYSSLEDVKNFIAENEENIQCVVAKDELGLDSIRLGEAQNPGLNTYADNVDTMKFLEVI; translated from the coding sequence ATGAATATTGAAAATCAAGTTTTAGGACTTATAAGGCTTAGTGGATATCTTAAAGAGTTTTTATCAAAGAAAACGGAAGATTATAACGATAACGATGTGAATTTTGAGTTATTGTTGAAAAAGTCTGAAATTGAAAACCCGTGGTTCACTATTGAAAACCAAAAATTTGCTTTACAGCAATGGGCGGATTTATTGACTGAAGATAATATAAAGGATTGGCTGAAAGAATATTCTCCTTCTACAACCTCAAAAAGAGTGGGGCTGATTTTGGCCGGAAATATTCCTTTGGTTGGATTTCATGATGTGATTTCCGTAGTGTTGAGCAATCATATTCCTGTCATTAAATTGTCTTCAAAAGACAGATATATGATTCCGTTTTTATTAAAAAAATGGAATGAATTTTCAGAGGGAAACATCCAATTCGAATTTGTTGAAAAACTGGAGAATTTTGATGCAGTAATCGCTACAGGAAGCAATAATACAGCACGGTACCTGGAATATTACTTTAAGGACCGTTTGAATATCATCAGAAAAAACAGAACCTCAATCGCTGTGTTGAAAGGTGATGAAACGGACGAAGAATTACAATTATTAGCAAAAGATATCTTTCAGTATTTCGGATTGGGATGCAGAAATGTTACCCGATTGTTTATCCCGCAGGATTTTGTAATCGACAGACTGTTTGAAAATTTTTTAGGGTTCCAGGATGTCATTAATCATAATAAATATGCGAATAATTATGATTATAACAGAGCAATTTACTTGCTGAATCAGGATAAATTCTGGGATAATAATTTCGTGATGCTGAAAGAGGATGATAAATTGTTCAGTCCGCTTTCTGTGATTAATTTCAGCAGATATTCTTCTTTGGAGGATGTTAAAAACTTTATTGCAGAAAATGAAGAAAACATTCAGTGTGTCGTGGCAAAAGATGAATTGGGACTGGATTCCATCCGATTGGGAGAGGCGCAAAATCCGGGGTTAAATACCTATGCCGATAATGTGGATACGATGAAATTCTTAGAAGTTATTTAA
- a CDS encoding peptidylprolyl isomerase — protein MKKIVLVLAVFCIQLGFSQKVKSLKIENTERQEKLIELSGNQLTSYNNNFLKFLAALKSSDRKGSNELLSAKAKEIVTDKVYKKLSEDIHFDRTLKIFKSGYKPMIDGNSYPMIQYKYADDKSSVPNELVTVVFEESGKILGVKPFKK, from the coding sequence ATGAAAAAAATAGTTCTTGTATTGGCTGTTTTCTGTATTCAGCTTGGTTTTTCACAAAAAGTGAAAAGTCTTAAGATTGAAAATACTGAACGACAAGAAAAGCTGATAGAATTGAGTGGAAATCAACTTACATCTTATAATAATAATTTTTTAAAGTTTTTAGCTGCATTAAAATCTTCTGATCGAAAAGGGTCGAATGAACTGTTATCTGCTAAAGCTAAAGAAATTGTAACGGATAAAGTGTATAAAAAGCTTTCTGAAGATATTCATTTCGACAGGACTTTGAAAATTTTTAAATCCGGCTACAAACCTATGATCGACGGGAACTCATATCCTATGATTCAGTATAAATATGCTGATGATAAATCTTCAGTTCCTAATGAACTGGTGACGGTAGTATTTGAAGAAAGCGGGAAGATTCTTGGAGTGAAGCCTTTTAAGAAATAA
- a CDS encoding Bax inhibitor-1 family protein has translation MMTDALVAHSSEIEKANFYKKTYLHVALSILAFIGVETVLLNIVPVEIIAMMFGQKYTWLLIIGVFWLASILANKWSLSQSRSTQYLGLGFYIVLEAVIFLPLLYMAVGYSGGGTVIFQAAMLTIAMFAGLSLVAFTSKKDFSFLRNIIIIGGFLALGLIVAGAIFGFNLGLWFSVGMVVLASASILYETSKLKNVYTTGQYVGASLQLFASIMLLFWYILRILMSRRS, from the coding sequence ATGATGACAGATGCATTAGTCGCTCATTCTTCAGAAATAGAAAAAGCGAATTTTTACAAAAAAACCTATCTGCACGTTGCTTTATCGATATTGGCCTTTATTGGTGTGGAAACGGTGTTGTTAAATATAGTTCCGGTAGAAATTATTGCCATGATGTTTGGGCAAAAATACACTTGGTTATTGATTATCGGTGTTTTTTGGTTGGCTTCTATTTTGGCTAATAAATGGTCTTTATCTCAAAGCAGATCAACCCAGTATTTAGGGTTAGGATTTTATATTGTACTGGAAGCTGTTATTTTTCTTCCTTTACTTTATATGGCAGTTGGGTACTCAGGAGGAGGAACGGTAATCTTTCAGGCAGCAATGCTTACTATTGCAATGTTTGCAGGATTATCTTTGGTAGCATTTACTTCAAAAAAGGATTTTTCTTTCTTAAGAAACATCATTATTATCGGTGGTTTCCTTGCTTTAGGATTAATCGTTGCCGGAGCCATTTTCGGATTCAATTTAGGACTTTGGTTCTCTGTTGGGATGGTTGTTCTGGCTTCTGCAAGTATTTTGTATGAAACAAGTAAACTGAAAAATGTATATACAACCGGTCAGTACGTAGGAGCTTCTTTACAGCTTTTTGCTTCTATTATGCTACTGTTCTGGTATATTTTAAGAATTTTAATGAGCAGAAGAAGCTAA
- a CDS encoding DUF6952 family protein — MKLPVIRQFYQNQTPENLEKTLEVLESFCEFRGTSEEDLNVAGELITNICGALEVHANVQNGMSEKDALNSFAQKVLGSIDR, encoded by the coding sequence ATGAAATTACCCGTAATCAGACAATTTTATCAGAATCAGACTCCTGAAAACCTTGAAAAGACATTAGAAGTTTTGGAAAGTTTTTGTGAGTTCAGAGGAACAAGTGAAGAGGATTTAAACGTAGCTGGAGAGTTAATTACCAACATCTGCGGTGCTTTGGAAGTTCACGCTAACGTACAAAACGGAATGAGTGAAAAAGATGCTTTGAATTCATTCGCTCAAAAGGTTTTAGGATCTATTGACAGATAA